The following coding sequences are from one Comamonas koreensis window:
- the ugpE gene encoding sn-glycerol-3-phosphate ABC transporter permease UgpE produces MVDRNPWLNFFSHAVLVLGVAIVAFPLYLAFIASTHTADAIVQSPMPLLPGAHLWENYQAALFGSGKLGSNTNVMHMMWVSFWVAMIITVGKIAISLLSAFAIVYFRFPFKMICFWAIFLTLMLPVEVRILPTYKVVAELGLLNSYAGLTLPLIASATATFLFRQFFLTVPDELVEAARIDGAGAMRFFKDILVPLSRTSIAALFVIQFIYGWNQYLWPLLMTTSEDMYPVVIGIKRMLAGGEAAVDWNIVMATAILAMLPPTLVVMLMQKWFVKGLVDTEK; encoded by the coding sequence ATGGTTGACCGCAATCCCTGGCTCAATTTCTTCTCGCACGCCGTGCTGGTGCTCGGCGTGGCGATTGTGGCATTCCCGCTGTACCTGGCCTTCATCGCATCGACCCACACGGCGGACGCGATCGTGCAGTCCCCCATGCCGCTGCTGCCTGGCGCCCACCTCTGGGAGAACTACCAGGCCGCGCTGTTTGGTTCGGGCAAGCTGGGCTCCAACACCAACGTCATGCACATGATGTGGGTGAGCTTCTGGGTGGCGATGATCATCACCGTCGGCAAGATCGCGATCTCGCTGCTGTCGGCCTTTGCCATCGTCTACTTCCGCTTCCCCTTCAAGATGATCTGCTTCTGGGCGATTTTCCTCACGCTGATGCTGCCCGTTGAAGTGCGGATTCTGCCCACCTACAAGGTCGTGGCGGAACTGGGCCTGCTCAACAGCTATGCCGGCCTGACCTTGCCGCTGATCGCCTCGGCCACCGCCACCTTCCTGTTCCGCCAGTTCTTCCTGACGGTACCCGATGAGCTGGTGGAAGCCGCACGCATCGATGGCGCGGGCGCGATGCGCTTTTTCAAGGACATCCTGGTGCCGCTGTCGCGCACCTCGATCGCTGCGCTGTTCGTGATCCAGTTCATCTACGGCTGGAACCAGTACCTGTGGCCCTTGCTGATGACCACCTCGGAAGACATGTACCCTGTGGTGATCGGCATCAAGCGCATGCTGGCCGGTGGCGAAGCCGCTGTGGACTGGAATATCGTGATGGCCACGGCCATCCTGGCCATGCTGCCACCGACCCTGGTGGTGATGCTGATGCAAAAGTGGTTTGTCAAAGGTCTGGTGGATACCGAAAAGTAA